GTAAACATTAATCCTAAAAGCTCTAAACGAACCATACGACAAtagtttggttttcaaaatttgaatacCTCATAGTATAGCGTTGGAATCTTTAAAGTCACGATATGCTAATCGTTGTTGTAATGGATTTTAGCGCAATATCATTGATTCGTACGTTAATTGTGTCTTTGTGGCCTAAATGATAAGACACCGGGCTCCTAAATTGGTGTTAACAGATTCGATTCTTTCAATAGGTAAGGTGACTAATCATCAATATAGGtagttttttatgatttcatcAACGTTGAATATGATTACCTGAACACCATACATCAGGTGAATTGGAAATAAATAAGTATATAATAAATATTATAAATAAGGACATAGTAGTTTTGCTTTAGTATAGTTTAAtaaatgataattttttaatttgacaTCTTTTTGACGTAAAAATTCAGAATTCCGTGGACTTAGTAGTCGCGGGCAACGTTAGCGGAAGTCCTGTAGACTGGGCTGGTTGCGGGACCGATGGAGGCCATATTGTAACGAGCAGGAGTGATGACAACAGGGGAATTGTAAGCAGTGGAAACTGGCGCGGAGTAAACTGGTGCGGAATAGGCACGTGGCGAGTAGGAGGTAGCAGGGTATTGGGCTTCAccttcgtacttgacatcagcCGTGTATCCGTAGCTATCAGCTTTGTAGGTAACGATTTGAACGCGGCCATCGGGCAGGAGGACGCGGTAAGTGCCAGTGGTTACTTTGCTGTCGCTGTTCTCTGAGTGGGAGTAGTCGCTGTCATAACCATCGTTGACAGCCTAGTTGAAAGCGTATGGCCGGGCAGCCTATACGGAATGGGCAATCATTCATTTAGAAAAGCGTTGAATagataaaacaaaagccaatTGGACTTACGTATTCCCTGGTCTCGTAAGTTGAAGCCGGGTAAGATAGGCTATTGTAAGGGGATGAAGTCGAATAGGTTTGGCCTGGGTAAGCGGAATTGGCTGCGGCGACAGCGATCAGGGCGGCGAGTACGACaaacttgaaaattgaaagagaGATTTTGTTAGAACgataaacaataattttgaACTGTTTAAATGCACAACAAATTTTACCTGCATGTTGAGGAGCTGGAAGAATGATTGAGACAGTTAGGCAACTGATGCTCTTTCTGCCATTCTCTCTCCCTTAAATACTGCAGAGCGATGTCTTTATTGTACTTCATGTGAGTtgcttttttctgtgtttagatgagaaaaatgtttgtttatgccaaaaaaatggagaaaggaAAATTGTTTCTTACACCACTTTTGGGCAACGCTCTCGATTAGGATCTTTCCATGGCCATCGAATAACTCCAAAAAAACGGGACTTTCCCAATTGTGTTCTACACAGTAGTCTTTCTATAACATCAAACtcccaaatttcaaattgacTCACTCGTTGAACAAATGTCGATTCAACCAGTGGAGGTAATAACAACTTGGTTGAGTGATACCTTTCAACATGTTTGATGCTAAAATCGAGGCTAAATGAATAGTTTGACAAACGATGCACAACccataaaaacaacaaaactaagAATTTATTGCGCATGGCCATAAACCATGCTCGTAATTAACCGTTGTTACTCAAGTTCACCTGCACTAACGTACTTAACTCCGAACAACCGTTGAATCCGGTTACTTTCGTTTCGTGCTAAGCATACTTACAGATGTGCCATATCCCACAGTTTCTCTCCTTACGTTCAACGTTCGGTATAAATATCGCAATCGAATCGACTCAAACCATCAGTCTCTAAACTATTTCAAGCAAATCACGCCTCCTGCAAAATGAAGGTAAGCGACATTTTGAGTTTTCAAAAGCTTCCTTTATAGAAGAAAGAACAATATTCAATTCATTTTATCACCAGTTCTTCATCCTCGCCGCTGTTGTCGCTATTGCCTCCGCTGATTCCTACAGGACCGCGGAATACGCACCAAAGTACGTGGCTCCTAAATATGAAGCTCCCAAGTTCGTGGCTGCTGCATTCGGCGGAGTCAACTATGAGGTAAGttatcatttgaaaatgttttaatgGTGTGTATTTAATTCGGattcaaatgaattgtttAGGCTTAACCGTGCGAGTTTGGGTACTCCGTGAAAGATGCTTAATACTACGCTGATTTTGATCACTCCGAGAGAAGCGATAGTAAAGTCACGACTGGCTCTTCCCACGTTCAACTTCCAGATGGTCGCACTCAGATCGTCACATACAGAGCTGATAGCTACGGCTACACGgctgatgtcaagtacgaaggAGAAGCCAAATATCCCGAATGCGTGCATACAACACGTACGCTCCAGCCTACAGGGCTATCGCACAAATTTACCCATCCTCCAATACAAATCTCCTGCTACCCGTGCTCCCGTTTACTCCACACAAGTATATAAGGCTACCGCCGTCGTCTACCCTTCACCAGCCTACAAAGCTCCCGAATACAGAGCTCCAGCTGCCGCTGCCTCGGTCTACTAACCTCCCATTTACACCACCATCGCTGCTCCCAGAATATCAGAACCTAAAGCATTGTCGAAGATAATTTAATACATAACGCCCGCATGACGTTTGATCACGCAATGCAAAATTAATTTACTTCTATTCATTGGTTATGCAGAAATTATGGACCATATTAGCCTATATTTTCAATGTTCCTTTTAACTATATTGTTATAGATATTCAAATAATAACATGAGTATTAAGGGAAGTGGATTAGATATGGAAAGTTCAAATCTTGTCCTCGGTGTCGCAGTTGTTTAGAGCATATGATTTGCAAAATAGTAATTAGTTTTGTGGACCTAATATgcaattattaaaaataacGCATATGTCGTGAGTTCATTAACCCCCATCTGGAGAAATTAAGCCTTTTACCTATGCCTTTATTACAAGATGAAAGATTCTATTGCATCGTTTATATTAGTGTGGTAATATAGTAGGCGAGCTGCATACGAAAGCATGCGAATCTTGTTATGGGTGATATCGTGTATCCTCAATGCCCTTAAGGAGCCACACCGCAACAGTTTGGTTATTAATGTTTGAATACTTTATAGTAATTAGGTATACCCAAAATTGTGAAACAGTATTCAATGCGTCGAAGTTCTTCAAAGCTGCGATATACCAAGCAATATTATGATTGATTTGAATGATATTAATTGACAGGCTTGTATAACATGAGCCATTGTGGGTAACGGATAATATACCGACCTTTTAATACGGGCTATGCTAGTACGTATCCTGTGATTGGTAAAAATACTAAACATTGTAACAGACGGATATTAAAATTTCATCAAAAATAATTGTTGATTAGTTGAATACCTTCTCTTCAACAATGGCTGTATGGTATCCATAATAGAATATTATACTGTTAAGTTGGCATTCGGTTTAATAGTCCCGTTTCGGTTTCAGTCGGATATTTTCTCAATTCTTCGGGGAAATCCAACGGTGTTGAGGCTATTCATTCAATTATGATTATGTCGTACTAAAATACGCAATACACTCAGGATCTCGAACACCAATTTATTTACTCCGAAAGCATATGCGAAAAAGAGGTTTAGACATTTTGCATTCTCATAAGATGGAATGGGAAGCCTTCGTGTTGAATTTGAGTACTAAGCGTTTAATTTCGATAGTTTCCACAAACACATTCAATTGATGTTTCACAAGAACCTTTTAACTTTATGCTATCAAAAAATTACTTTacgtttcaattgaaaattcattctcaaaaattattttcttttctatatgATTTATTACTCGTCTTTCTTTGGAGTTAGACAATAAATAAGGGCATTGTAGTTTTGCTTTAGAATAGTTTATTAAATGATAGATTTTTAGttggacatttttttaatgtaaacgTTTCCAAATTTTGTTGGCTTAGTAGTCGCGGGCaactggtgcggagtaagccGGTGCGGCGTAAGCCGGTGCGGAGTAAGCCGGTGCGGAGTAGGCCGGTGCGGAGTAGGTGGCAGCAGGGTACTTGGCTTCGccttcgtacttgacatcagcCCTGTATCCGTAGCTATCGGTGTTGTAGGTAACGATTTGAACACGACCATCGGGCAGGAGGACGCGGTAAGTGCCGGTGGTTACCTGACCATTGCTGCTCTGAGCGTGGGAGTAGTCACTGCCATAACCATCATTGACGGCCCAGTTGAAAGCGTATGGCTGGGCGGCCTATAAAAGGGGCAAACTTTCATTTAGAAACTGTTTTGaatggataaaagaaaagacaattcGGCTTACGTATTCCTTGACCTCGTAAGTTGAAGGTGAATAAGATGGCCTATTGTAAGATGAAGTTGGATAACTTGAGCCAGGATAGGCAGAATTGGCTGCGGCGACAGCAATCAGGGCGGTGAGTACGACGaacttgaaaattgaaagagcGATTTTGTTAGAACGATAAACAATCATTTTGAAGTGTTTAAATGCACTACAAATTTTACCTGCATGTTGAGAAGCTGATAGTACGTTTGAGACAGTTGGGTAACTGATGCTCTTTCTGCCATTCGCTCTCACTTAAATACCGTAGAACGATTTCTTTGTTGCACTTCATTTCTGTTTACCTTTGCCTTGCTCAAATGAGGAAAATGTTTGATTACGctaaaaaatggagaaaggaaaagtgtTTCGCACCTTTCCATTATAAAAACGAACTATACTACAGATGAACTACATCATTATTCGGTAATGACCTCGATCAGGATTTCATCATGGTCAACGGGTAAGTCCATCGAAAAACGGGATTTTCCCTGTTGTGTCTATACCGGACACTTTCGAGAATATCCTACCTCTCAGTTCTGTGACCCACTCTATGAATAGGTGTCAGTCCAACGAAAGGGGGTACTATTAACTTGATTGTATATCgactttcaaaaaaattatccaatgaAATCAGCATTGAGCTCTAAATAATTTATTTGACAAAGCAGCGCCCCAACTGAGAGAAACGACACAACAATGAATTTATGGCACAGGGCCACAAACTTTGCTCGTAAGTTACCGGTTATCCTCCAACTCTGTGATGCCTAACGTACTTGTTCCAGAATAACTCCTATCCAGTTAGACGATCACTTTCCATCAAACTGTGTTTGGAAATGTTCCACATCCCACAATTGCCCTGCATTATCCTCACTATCAAAATTCGGTATAAAAGTCGGGATCGAATTGACTTAAACCATCAGTCATCAAACTGTTTCAAGCAACACACTTCTCCTGCAACATGAAGGTAAACGACACTTTTACTTTCAATTGCCATCTGCTGCCATTATACTGGAAAGTATATTCAATTTACTATACCTACAGTTCTTCATTCTCGCCGCTGTTTTCGCCATTGCCGCCGCTGATTCCTACAGGACTGCAGAATACGCACCGAAGTACGTGGCTCCTAGATATGAATCCCCTAAATACGAGGCCGCTTCATACCGCGAAGTTTACTATGAGGTAAGTTAAGATTAGAacacgtttctttttatgtgacgtatttaattcggattcaaatgaattgtttAGGCTCAACCTTACGATTTTGGGTACTCCGTGAAAGatgctgaatactacactgATTTCGATCACTCCGAGAGAAGCGACGGTAAAGTCACGACTGGCTCTTACCGCGTTCAACTTCCAGATGGTCGCACTCAGATCGTCACGTACAGAGCTGATAGCTACGGCTACACGGCTGATGTCAAGTATGAGGGCGAAGCGAAATATCCCGAATACGTTCAGTCCAAATACAACACGTACTCTGCCCCAGCCTACAAGGCACCGGCTGCTCCCGTTTACTCTGCGCCAGCATACAGAGCTCCGGAATACAGAGCTCCGGCCTACAAGGCCCAAGCGTACACCGCTCCAGCCTACTAACCTTTCACTTGCACTACCCCCACTGCCCCGCCAAACATTAGATGCTAAAATATTGCTGaatattatttaataaatGACTCCCGCAAGAGGTCTGATTACGCAACACAAAACTAGTTTACTTCATTTCACTGGTTGCTTCAAAGTAAGCGCCAtatctttgttttcaatgtatTGTTCAACTATTTAACTAATTGCATGAATGTCAAGCGTACTTCATGCGATTGGAAAAGCATTGGAGTTTTCGCTAGTGGCACGCTTGGTAAGCGCATGGTACTTATACTAACAGTAATCATATGTGCGTTCGAAACATGCAATTAATGTTAGTAACGCTGAGGTCGCAAGTTCGACCCGCGCTATCGGAAATTGAAGTTTTGCCCATATCTTCTGAACTGATTCAttaattttgcttttctaATGGTTCAACGAGGAAGTATGTGAGTAGCATAGGAAAGCGGAGTATCTTATTTTCGGTAATATCATTAATCCTCAACGCCCTAGACAAGCGATGCCACAACAGTTTGTTTCTTGAGGTTTGAATACTTCAAAGTAATTGGAATTACTCAATAATGCCGATGCTAATGTTTTAGACATACGACGTATATAAAGATCTCAAGTTAGACGTGTGGCAGTTAGAAACCCATCAAGTTCGACAGTTGTTCAGACGAACATTCATCTGATGGCTCGTTCTATGTTATCTTTAGGATTTGTTCCGCTTTTCGTGGAGATCAGAAAGTGGTGGGACTCCTCCACGAATCATGATGAAATCATTCTACACATATAGAATAAAATAAGGAGCTCAAAGACCTATTTGTTGTACTTCGCAAGCAAAGCAAGCAAAGGTTTAAACATCCTGTAGTCTCAAATGACGAAACGGGAAATGCTTGTGTTGAATTTAGGTAAAAAACGTCCCATGTCGTTCAAAACATACGGAATTCCTACTAATTAGGAAGCTAATTTACATTCACTTTGTAACCGAAACGttcattttcaaacttttcCCGTTTTTATGACTGATGACTTGTGCTTTTTTGCAGCTATACAATCAATAAGGACATTGtccttttgttttaatataGTTTATTAATAGGCCAATTTTTAATATCACATTTCTTGATCGTAAATATTTCAGAATTTAGTGGCTTAGTAGTCGCGGGCAACGTTAGCGGAAGTCCTGTAGATTGGGCCGGTTGCGGGAGCGGTGACAACACTAGCAGTGTAAACTGGTGTGGAGTAAGCCGGTGCGGAATAGGCCGGTGCGGAGTAAGCCGGTGTGGAGTAAGCCGGTGCGGAGTAAGCCGGTGCGGAGTAGGCCGATGCGGAGTAGGTGGCAGCAGGGTACTTGGCTTCGccttcgtacttgacatcag
The nucleotide sequence above comes from Daphnia carinata strain CSIRO-1 chromosome 3, CSIRO_AGI_Dcar_HiC_V3, whole genome shotgun sequence. Encoded proteins:
- the LOC130693111 gene encoding cuticle protein 7-like; translation: MKFFILAAVFAIAAADSYRTAEYAPKYVAPRYESPKYEAASYREVYYEAQPYDFGYSVKDAEYYTDFDHSERSDGKVTTGSYRVQLPDGRTQIVTYRADSYGYTADVKYEGEAKYPEYVQSKYNTYSAPAYKAPAAPVYSAPAYRAPEYRAPAYKAQAYTAPAY